One Lachnospiraceae bacterium C1.1 genomic region harbors:
- a CDS encoding pseudouridine synthase: MKELIRLNKYLSSVGACSRRDGDRFIDEGRIFVNGQKAEKGMKVTGDEKITIDGNPIAKVDEKVMLAYYKPRGIVCSTKNQGHEHNNIVDEINYPIRVYPVGRLDKDSEGLILMTNDGEIVNELLRARNGHEKEYEVTCDKEVSDADIVEMRKGGLELVEGRISKACKIRRTGAKSFNCILTEGINRQIRRMCEHFGYEVTRLKRIRFMNIELDGLKVGEYREIPDYKEKLYGGKSFKR, encoded by the coding sequence ATGAAAGAATTAATAAGACTTAATAAATACCTGTCGTCTGTCGGCGCCTGTTCAAGGCGTGACGGCGACAGGTTTATTGATGAAGGAAGAATTTTTGTCAACGGTCAGAAGGCTGAAAAAGGCATGAAAGTTACCGGAGACGAAAAGATAACAATAGACGGTAATCCGATAGCTAAGGTCGATGAAAAGGTAATGCTGGCTTATTATAAGCCCAGAGGGATAGTCTGTTCCACTAAGAATCAGGGTCACGAGCATAATAATATCGTGGACGAGATCAATTATCCGATAAGGGTATATCCGGTGGGAAGGCTAGATAAAGATTCTGAAGGGCTTATTTTGATGACCAATGACGGAGAGATCGTTAATGAGCTTTTGAGAGCCAGAAATGGTCATGAGAAAGAATATGAAGTTACCTGTGATAAAGAAGTTTCAGATGCAGATATCGTAGAAATGCGAAAAGGCGGGCTGGAGCTTGTAGAAGGCAGGATAAGTAAAGCCTGTAAGATAAGGAGAACAGGTGCAAAAAGTTTTAACTGCATTCTTACCGAGGGTATAAACAGGCAGATAAGGCGTATGTGTGAGCATTTCGGATACGAGGTAACCAGGCTTAAAAGGATCAGGTTTATGAATATAGAGCTTGATGGACTTAAAGTCGGTGAATACAGAGAAATCCCGGATTATAAGGAAAAATTGTATGGCGGAAAAAGTTTTAAGAGATAG
- the ligA gene encoding NAD-dependent DNA ligase LigA produces the protein MAEKVLRDSSEKARIEELVSILNDASKAYYNGEEEKMSNFEWDAYFDELKALEDKTGYVMQESPTQSTGYEAEGGNREAHEFPALSLAKTKKISDLTEWAEDREIWLSWKLDGLTLVLTYDDGKISRILTRGNGTVGNNITVLRDSISGFPKKIDYKGHLVVRGEATISYPDFEEINDMIEDDDEKYANPRNLASGTLALLDPAKVKERHVHFNAFTLVHIDDDIKSWGERMDFLEKSGFTVVDREKTNAAGIEDAVARWTAKVEKGEMPIPVDGLVIVYEDNDYAMTGSVTGHHATRAGFAFKWQDTEAETELDYIEWSCAVSTISPVAVFKPVQLEGTTVSRASLCNLSEIERLGIGGKGSLIRCIKANKIIPKIVGVTEKKGEVEIPSECPVCHAATEIHISENSGTKTLHCTNAACPAKHLKKFTRFVSKSGMDIDGLSIKTMLRFMNEGFIHDFSDIYKLSQHFDTIKEMEGFGQKSVENMAQAIEKSRDADPVKFIYALCIPMIGTDAAKKIIGKLNFDGFLKRLEENLGFVEIDGIGSEKSKSICEWYSDEKNASDLKNLLKEVKVQNGGAEVDINGKCAGLTFVITGDVHEYKNRAEFKAYVESQNGSVTGSVSKKTDYLVNNDIESSSSKNKKAKELGIPIITEKEFIERFV, from the coding sequence ATGGCGGAAAAAGTTTTAAGAGATAGTAGCGAAAAAGCCAGGATAGAAGAGCTCGTATCTATCCTGAATGATGCTTCCAAGGCTTATTATAACGGCGAAGAAGAAAAAATGTCCAACTTCGAGTGGGACGCATATTTCGATGAATTAAAGGCACTTGAGGATAAAACGGGCTATGTTATGCAGGAAAGTCCGACTCAAAGCACAGGATATGAAGCGGAAGGCGGCAACAGAGAGGCACATGAATTTCCTGCACTTTCGCTGGCAAAGACTAAAAAAATATCGGATTTAACAGAATGGGCGGAAGACCGTGAAATCTGGCTCTCATGGAAGCTGGACGGCCTTACGCTTGTTTTGACTTATGATGATGGAAAAATAAGCAGAATACTGACAAGAGGAAATGGAACTGTCGGAAACAATATTACGGTTCTTAGGGATTCTATATCAGGTTTTCCTAAAAAAATAGACTATAAGGGTCATCTTGTGGTCAGAGGAGAAGCAACCATATCATATCCTGATTTTGAGGAGATCAACGATATGATAGAAGATGATGATGAAAAATATGCTAATCCGAGAAATCTTGCCTCCGGAACACTCGCACTTTTAGATCCTGCGAAAGTTAAGGAAAGACATGTACATTTCAATGCCTTTACGCTTGTTCATATAGATGATGATATAAAATCCTGGGGCGAAAGAATGGATTTCCTTGAAAAGTCCGGTTTTACTGTAGTAGACAGGGAAAAGACAAATGCAGCCGGAATCGAGGATGCTGTTGCGCGTTGGACAGCTAAGGTTGAAAAAGGAGAAATGCCTATTCCTGTGGATGGACTTGTTATTGTCTATGAGGATAATGATTATGCAATGACAGGATCAGTAACCGGACATCATGCTACAAGAGCAGGATTTGCATTTAAATGGCAAGATACAGAGGCAGAGACGGAGCTTGACTATATTGAATGGTCCTGCGCAGTATCCACTATTTCTCCGGTAGCGGTTTTCAAGCCGGTGCAGCTTGAGGGAACAACGGTTTCGCGAGCCTCACTCTGCAATCTTTCTGAGATAGAAAGACTTGGGATTGGTGGAAAAGGTAGCCTTATCAGATGTATAAAGGCCAATAAGATCATTCCCAAAATAGTAGGAGTTACAGAGAAAAAGGGAGAGGTTGAAATTCCTTCGGAATGCCCGGTCTGCCATGCGGCAACTGAGATACATATCAGTGAAAACAGCGGGACAAAGACACTTCATTGTACAAATGCAGCGTGTCCGGCAAAACATCTTAAGAAATTTACACGTTTTGTAAGCAAGAGCGGAATGGATATAGATGGCCTTTCAATTAAGACCATGCTGAGATTTATGAATGAAGGATTTATACATGATTTTTCAGATATTTATAAGCTTTCTCAACATTTTGATACTATAAAGGAAATGGAAGGCTTTGGTCAAAAATCAGTAGAAAATATGGCTCAGGCTATAGAGAAGAGTCGTGATGCAGATCCGGTAAAGTTTATATATGCTCTTTGCATACCTATGATCGGGACAGACGCGGCAAAGAAAATTATCGGAAAGCTTAATTTTGACGGATTCTTAAAGAGACTTGAAGAAAATCTCGGATTTGTTGAAATTGACGGAATCGGATCAGAAAAATCAAAATCTATTTGTGAATGGTATTCTGATGAAAAAAATGCTTCAGACCTCAAAAATCTCCTTAAGGAAGTTAAGGTTCAAAATGGCGGGGCAGAAGTAGATATAAACGGAAAGTGCGCCGGGCTCACATTTGTAATAACCGGAGATGTACATGAATACAAGAACAGAGCCGAATTTAAGGCATATGTTGAGTCGCAGAATGGCTCTGTAACAGGATCGGTTTCAAAGAAAACAGATTATCTTGTTAATAATGATATAGAAAGCAGTTCTTCAAAAAATAAAAAAGCTAAAGAATTGGGCATTCCGATCATAACGGAGAAAGAATTTATAGAACGCTTTGTATAA
- a CDS encoding glycerol-3-phosphate acyltransferase — translation MLAKVCCLLIGYCFGLLQTGYLYGKFKGIDIRSVGSGNAGTTNMLRTLGPGAGLITLLCDAFKTVLAMLVSWLIFHKSYPEMVTLLELYAGAGAVLGHDFPFYMHFKGGKGIACTAGLVIGMHNPILFVLGFITFFGIFFTTHYVSLGSLMIYLGLVVESIIMGENGIGNVSQMAFPNRLEFYIILIALMALAYYQHRANIVRLFTGCERRTYLSKEKNKAEAERYNKMMEEKKK, via the coding sequence ATGTTGGCAAAAGTATGCTGTCTATTGATAGGCTATTGTTTCGGCCTTTTACAGACCGGCTATTTATATGGAAAGTTCAAAGGTATAGATATTCGTTCGGTTGGATCGGGTAATGCCGGTACCACAAACATGCTGAGGACTCTTGGACCGGGAGCAGGACTTATAACCCTTCTCTGTGATGCATTCAAAACAGTTCTGGCAATGCTTGTAAGCTGGCTTATTTTTCATAAGAGCTATCCTGAAATGGTGACACTGCTTGAGCTTTACGCCGGAGCAGGAGCAGTACTCGGACACGATTTTCCTTTCTATATGCATTTTAAGGGAGGAAAGGGTATTGCCTGTACAGCAGGACTGGTTATAGGTATGCATAATCCGATACTTTTCGTACTTGGTTTTATAACTTTCTTTGGGATTTTCTTTACGACTCATTATGTATCGCTTGGCTCATTGATGATATATTTAGGCCTTGTTGTAGAGTCTATTATAATGGGTGAAAACGGTATCGGAAATGTGTCACAGATGGCTTTTCCCAACAGACTCGAATTTTATATCATTCTTATCGCTTTAATGGCGCTTGCCTACTACCAGCACAGGGCAAATATCGTAAGGCTTTTTACGGGCTGCGAAAGAAGAACCTATCTCAGCAAGGAGAAAAATAAGGCTGAGGCTGAGCGTTATAACAAAATGATGGAAGAAAAGAAAAAATAA
- a CDS encoding rubrerythrin family protein, producing MMANKYAGTQTEKNLETAFAGESQARNKYTYFASVAKKEGYEQIAALFQKTADNEKEHAKLWFKELEGIGDTKANLAAAADGENYEWTDMYDGFAKTAEEEGFKALAAKFRLVAEIEKHHEERYRALLKNVETAQVFEKSEVKVWECRNCGHIVVGTKAPEVCPTCLHPKSFFEIHEENY from the coding sequence ATTATGGCAAACAAATATGCGGGAACACAGACCGAGAAAAACCTCGAAACAGCATTTGCAGGAGAATCTCAGGCAAGAAACAAGTATACTTATTTTGCATCTGTTGCAAAAAAGGAAGGCTATGAGCAGATAGCTGCACTTTTCCAGAAGACAGCAGACAATGAGAAGGAGCATGCAAAACTCTGGTTTAAGGAGCTTGAGGGTATAGGCGATACCAAGGCTAATCTTGCAGCAGCTGCTGATGGTGAGAACTACGAGTGGACCGACATGTATGATGGCTTTGCAAAGACTGCCGAAGAGGAAGGCTTTAAGGCTCTGGCCGCTAAATTCAGACTTGTTGCTGAGATCGAGAAGCACCACGAGGAAAGATATCGTGCTCTTCTTAAGAATGTGGAGACCGCACAGGTATTTGAAAAGAGCGAAGTTAAAGTTTGGGAATGCCGTAACTGTGGACATATCGTTGTTGGAACAAAGGCTCCGGAAGTTTGTCCTACCTGCTTACATCCAAAGAGCTTCTTTGAAATCCACGAGGAGAATTATTAA
- a CDS encoding LTA synthase family protein, whose product MEYFIRDPWDEKWGLKLSLLIINAVFYELLNLFLLFITGRLRWSLRIEAVILCFLGFLEYYLQRFRGKPLLPWDFSSISTAASVANNYDYSLDKRAITALVCFILILIAAQLADLKIVGIKNNKKVLITRIAGALLSFILIFPYAAYCQSATTIKKYKVYDKLFTPTTMTWRDGVAFAFIYDLQFMTVDTPAGYSKSAETALLEQYAASSESSNDLPNIIVIMDEAFSDPQVLAPFTTNEDYMPFMHSLMNDAENTISGYLNTSIVGGNTPNTEFEFLTGHSLAFLPTGSIPYQQFVTSEIDAMPTYLKSLGYNTLAMHPYKATGWDRDRVYPLIGFDDMHFVDYFEAKNPKYIRDYISDESLFEVIEEEYEKNKSTGEPFFSFNVTMQNHSEYSGEYDNFTPDITIDGVEGDKLITRYLSLEKITDAALQDMVEYFEKVDDKTIIVFFGDHQPTDYVVEPIWNLAGKKGSDLTFEETTDRYRVPFIIWANYDIDEASGIETSANYLGNLTLEAAGVPLSPYRGFLSDFSKKYPVISAIHVTDADGNDGSVEDMNADGSLIEYEKMQYYELFDDKDDYE is encoded by the coding sequence ATGGAATACTTCATTCGTGATCCATGGGATGAGAAGTGGGGGCTTAAATTATCACTGCTTATAATAAATGCAGTTTTTTACGAATTGCTGAATCTCTTTCTTCTTTTTATAACAGGAAGACTCAGATGGTCACTGCGCATAGAGGCCGTTATTCTCTGTTTTTTAGGCTTTCTGGAATATTATCTTCAGAGATTCAGGGGAAAACCGCTTCTTCCATGGGATTTTTCCTCGATAAGTACAGCGGCAAGCGTGGCCAATAATTATGACTATTCTCTTGATAAGCGGGCAATTACCGCGCTGGTATGTTTTATACTAATTCTGATAGCAGCACAGCTGGCTGATCTGAAGATCGTAGGGATAAAGAATAATAAAAAGGTTCTTATAACAAGGATTGCAGGTGCCCTGCTCTCATTTATTCTGATCTTTCCTTATGCGGCATATTGCCAGAGTGCAACAACGATCAAGAAATACAAGGTCTATGATAAGCTTTTCACACCTACTACAATGACATGGAGAGACGGTGTGGCATTTGCTTTTATTTATGATCTTCAGTTTATGACTGTCGATACTCCGGCAGGCTATTCAAAATCTGCCGAAACTGCACTTTTGGAACAGTATGCGGCTTCTTCGGAAAGTTCGAATGATCTGCCTAACATAATTGTTATAATGGATGAGGCATTTTCTGATCCGCAGGTTCTTGCTCCGTTTACAACAAATGAAGACTATATGCCGTTTATGCATTCTCTTATGAATGATGCGGAAAATACAATAAGTGGTTATCTTAATACATCTATTGTCGGAGGAAATACACCGAATACCGAATTTGAATTCCTTACAGGACACAGTCTGGCATTTCTGCCTACAGGAAGTATTCCTTACCAGCAGTTTGTTACATCTGAAATTGATGCAATGCCGACCTACCTTAAGAGTTTAGGTTACAATACCCTTGCGATGCATCCTTACAAAGCAACAGGATGGGACAGAGACAGAGTATATCCGCTGATCGGTTTTGATGACATGCATTTTGTTGACTACTTTGAGGCTAAAAATCCAAAGTATATAAGGGATTATATTTCAGATGAAAGCCTTTTTGAAGTAATTGAAGAAGAATATGAGAAAAATAAGAGCACGGGAGAGCCATTCTTCTCATTTAATGTTACAATGCAGAATCATTCCGAATATTCCGGAGAGTATGATAATTTTACACCTGATATAACAATTGATGGAGTAGAAGGTGATAAGCTGATAACAAGGTATCTGTCGCTTGAAAAGATTACAGACGCAGCCCTTCAGGATATGGTAGAATATTTTGAGAAGGTTGATGATAAGACCATAATAGTATTTTTCGGAGATCATCAGCCAACTGATTATGTTGTCGAACCCATTTGGAATCTTGCAGGAAAAAAAGGATCAGATCTGACCTTTGAGGAGACAACAGATCGTTACCGTGTGCCTTTTATTATCTGGGCAAATTATGATATTGATGAGGCAAGCGGAATTGAGACCAGTGCAAATTATCTTGGTAATCTTACGCTTGAAGCAGCAGGTGTACCGCTCAGTCCTTACAGAGGATTTTTATCCGATTTTTCTAAAAAATACCCTGTTATAAGTGCGATTCATGTTACTGATGCAGATGGAAATGACGGCTCGGTAGAGGATATGAACGCTGACGGAAGCCTTATAGAATACGAAAAGATGCAGTATTATGAACTTTTTGATGACAAGGATGATTATGAATAA
- the metF gene encoding methylenetetrahydrofolate reductase [NAD(P)H], whose translation MIKDLFAKKKLILSCEVYPPKKEAEFEKIFDILDRIAESEPDFISVTYGAGGSNVGKNVEIAAYIKKLGIESLAHITCIGYSRANIDDGLAKLREVGVNNILALRGDLPKGMTEEQFKSRDFEHASDMIEYIRERSSLCIAAACYPEKHFEAPDSTTDLMNLKKKVNAGSDFLISQLFFENDFFYRLQENASKIGIQIPMDAGIMPITSAKQLGTTVTLSGTSIPKELSDIIAKYGDDPEDMKKAGIDYCIRQSIDLADHDVHGIHVYAMNKPELVSEIFNAVR comes from the coding sequence ATGATAAAAGACCTGTTTGCAAAGAAAAAACTGATACTGTCCTGCGAAGTTTACCCTCCTAAGAAAGAGGCCGAATTTGAAAAAATATTTGATATTCTCGACAGGATTGCCGAATCAGAACCGGATTTCATCAGTGTAACCTATGGTGCAGGCGGCTCTAATGTCGGGAAAAACGTCGAAATCGCAGCTTATATAAAGAAGCTCGGTATTGAATCCCTTGCCCATATAACATGTATTGGTTATAGTCGGGCAAATATTGATGATGGCCTCGCAAAATTAAGAGAAGTCGGCGTCAATAATATTCTCGCCCTTCGCGGTGATCTACCAAAGGGTATGACCGAAGAACAGTTTAAATCAAGGGATTTTGAACATGCAAGCGATATGATCGAATATATCAGGGAACGCAGCAGCCTTTGCATTGCAGCGGCATGCTACCCTGAGAAGCATTTTGAAGCTCCTGACAGTACAACAGACCTTATGAACCTTAAGAAAAAAGTCAATGCAGGCTCTGATTTTCTTATAAGTCAACTTTTCTTTGAAAATGACTTTTTCTACCGTCTGCAGGAAAATGCTTCAAAAATAGGTATTCAGATTCCTATGGATGCAGGTATTATGCCTATAACCTCTGCAAAACAGCTTGGCACTACCGTAACACTTTCCGGAACCTCGATTCCGAAGGAGCTTTCTGATATTATTGCCAAATATGGCGATGATCCGGAAGATATGAAAAAAGCCGGCATAGATTATTGTATAAGACAGTCGATCGACCTCGCAGACCACGATGTACATGGTATCCATGTTTACGCTATGAATAAACCCGAGCTGGTCAGCGAAATATTTAATGCAGTCAGATAA
- a CDS encoding NAD(P)H-dependent glycerol-3-phosphate dehydrogenase, with protein sequence MAEIGMIGAGSWGTALAWLLENNGHHVTIWSAKEGEIEELRETRENRQKLPGVILQEDVSYTVDLKEACSDKDIIVVAVASPYVRSTAKKMKDFVRYGQLIVSVAKGIEEDTLCTLSMIISEEIPQSQTVVLCGPSHAEEVGKGMPTLVVAGSENERDSAYVQDIFMSDVFRVYTSTDPYGMQIGAALKNVIALAAGIMDGVGYGDNTKAALITRGITEISRLGVAAGGEESTFYGLTGVGDLIVTCASTHSRNRTAGFLIGQGKSYDEAMTEVKQVVEGVYSAKSAMQLAKKYNVEVPIIEQVNAVLFEGKDPKEAVFDLMCRDKKGE encoded by the coding sequence ATGGCAGAAATAGGAATGATAGGAGCCGGAAGCTGGGGAACAGCTCTTGCGTGGCTTCTTGAAAATAACGGACATCATGTGACTATCTGGTCTGCAAAAGAAGGCGAAATAGAAGAACTCAGAGAAACAAGGGAAAACAGGCAGAAGCTTCCCGGAGTTATCTTACAGGAAGATGTAAGTTATACGGTTGATCTCAAAGAGGCATGTTCGGATAAAGATATAATAGTAGTTGCAGTAGCATCACCTTATGTTCGTTCAACGGCAAAAAAGATGAAGGATTTTGTGCGCTATGGACAGCTTATAGTAAGTGTGGCAAAGGGAATCGAAGAGGATACACTCTGTACTCTTTCGATGATAATAAGTGAGGAGATACCTCAGTCACAGACGGTAGTTCTTTGCGGACCTTCCCATGCAGAGGAAGTTGGAAAGGGGATGCCGACACTTGTGGTGGCAGGTTCCGAAAATGAGAGAGATTCTGCTTATGTTCAGGATATTTTTATGAGTGATGTGTTTAGGGTATATACATCAACAGATCCTTACGGAATGCAGATAGGAGCAGCACTCAAGAACGTCATCGCTCTTGCGGCCGGAATCATGGATGGCGTAGGATATGGCGATAATACCAAGGCAGCATTGATAACGAGAGGAATCACTGAGATTTCGAGACTAGGCGTTGCAGCCGGCGGCGAGGAATCAACTTTCTATGGTCTTACCGGAGTAGGCGACCTTATAGTTACATGTGCTTCAACTCATTCAAGAAACAGAACAGCAGGTTTTCTTATAGGTCAGGGTAAAAGCTATGATGAAGCAATGACCGAGGTTAAACAGGTTGTGGAAGGCGTTTATTCTGCAAAATCTGCGATGCAGCTTGCAAAGAAATATAATGTGGAGGTTCCGATAATAGAGCAGGTAAATGCTGTTCTTTTTGAGGGAAAGGATCCAAAGGAAGCGGTATTTGATCTGATGTGCCGCGATAAAAAAGGTGAATAA
- a CDS encoding response regulator, protein MSKTGKKVLIVDDMPTILDEAKKALGDRYDCELASSGTEAIELAKTTKPDIALIDMHMPDMNGISCMQAIHRYPELSNMPILITMNDVSVITKARAFDHGAIDFLQKPFISENMYRKIDMHLKLAEVGYSYES, encoded by the coding sequence ATGAGTAAGACCGGAAAAAAAGTTTTGATTGTTGACGATATGCCGACAATTCTTGATGAAGCAAAGAAGGCATTGGGCGACAGATATGATTGTGAGCTCGCATCCAGCGGAACAGAGGCAATTGAGCTTGCAAAAACAACAAAGCCCGATATTGCGCTTATCGATATGCATATGCCTGATATGAATGGTATTTCCTGCATGCAGGCTATCCACAGATATCCTGAGCTTTCAAATATGCCTATTCTTATCACAATGAACGATGTATCTGTTATCACAAAGGCTAGAGCATTTGACCATGGTGCAATTGATTTCCTTCAGAAGCCTTTTATTTCAGAGAATATGTATCGTAAGATTGATATGCATCTTAAATTAGCTGAGGTTGGTTACTCATACGAGTCATAA